Below is a window of Caballeronia insecticola DNA.
TCGTCGCGGCGGCGGCGAGCGTGCTGTCCAGTCTGTCTTCGTTCGCGGGCGTCGTGCTGACGCCGCGCCGCAGTCACATGTTCAAGCAGATCGAATTCATGCGGCTGTCGGACAAGCGCATCCTGCTTATCATCGTGACGCCGGAAGGCGACGTGCAGAACCGCATGATGGCCACGCAGCGCGATTACTCGCCCTCGCAGCTCGTCGAGGCTTCGAATTACATCAACGCGCATTTCGCGGGCCTGTCCTTCGACGAAGTGCGCCGGCGCCTGCGCGAGGAAATCGACCAATTGCGCGGCGACATGACCACGCTCATGCAGGCGGCCGTGGTCGCAAGTACCGCCGAGACCGATCCCACGGACACCGTACTCATTTCCGGCGAGCGCAACTTGCTCGAAGTGGCGGACCTTTCCTCCGACATGGCGCGGCTGCGCAAGCTTTTCGACTTGTTCGACCAAAAGACGAGCCTCCTGCAATTGCTGGATGTTTCGAGCCACGCGCAAGGCGTGCAGATCTTCATTGGCGGCGAGAGCAATCTCGTGCCGATCGAGGAAATGAGCGTGGTGACGGCGCCATACGAAGTCAACGGGAAGATCGTCGGCACGCTCGGCGTGATCGGACCCACGCGCATGGCGTACAACCGCGTGATTCCTATCGTGGATATCACCGCACGCCTGCTTTCGATGTCGCTCAGTCACCAGTAGTCACCAGTAACGCTGCTTCGCCCCCATCTTGGCGGACCGCGAGAAGCCGCGCCACTCGGCCATTCGGCCAATGATGCGCGCAGCGACGCGCCGCTATAATGGTCCTCACCTTTTCGACCACCCTCCCGGCCCGCCTGCCCTATGCGTTTCGACCTCGAGTTGCCTTCGCAGCCCAGCGCTTCGCATCGCGTCGCAGTGCTGCTGATCAATCTCGGCACGCCGGACGCGCCCACGCCGCGGGCGGTGCGCAAGTATCTGGCGCAGTTTCTGTCCGATCCGCGCGTGGTCGAAATTCCGTCGCTGGTCTGGCAAGTCATTCTGCGCGGGCTGATCCTGCCGTTTCGCGGGCGCGCGTCGGCGAAGAAATACGCGCAGGTGTGGATGTCCGAAGGCTCGCCGCTGCGCGTCTACACGGAAAAGCAGGTCGAGAGTTTGCGGCGGCTGTTCGCGGCGAACGACTATCATGTGATCGTCGACTACGCGATGCGCTACGGCACGCCCGGCATCGGCGCCATGCTCAATCAGCTGAAGCTCGAAGGCGCCGAGCGCATCCTGCTCCTGCCGATGTATCCGCAGTATTCGTCGTCCACCACGGCCACCGCCTTCGACGACGCCTTCTCCGCGCTCAAGCGCGTGCGTAATCAGCCGGAAATTCGCACGATTCGTCATTACGCGGATCATCCCGCGTATATCGGCGCGCTGGCGGAGCAGGTGCGCGATTACTGGCGGCATCACGGTCAGCCCGATTTCGCCGCCGGCGACAAGCTCGTGTTGAGCTTTCACGGCGTACCCAAGCGCACGATGGATCTCGGTGATCCCTATCACGACCAGTGTCAGCTGACCGGGTCGCTGCTCACATCGGCGCTCGGTCTCACGTCCGTGGAGTGCCGCGTGACGTTTCAGTCGCGCTTCGGGCGCGCGGAGTGGCTGCAGCCGTACACGGCGCCGACGGTCGCGGAACTGGGCGCGGGCGGCGTCACGCGCGTGGACGTGTTCTGTCCCGGCTTTACGGCGGATTGTCTGGAAACCATCGAGGAAATCGGCATTGAAGTGCGCGACGAGTTTCTCAAGGCCGGCGGCAAGCATTTCCATCGAATTCCCTGCCTGAACGCGGCGCCCGCGTGGATCAAGGCGCTCGGCGAAATCGCGGCGCAGCACTTGCAGGGCTGGCCGGTGCAGACCCTGCAGCCGCTGACGGCGGTCGCATGAATCCGGTTTCAACACGCATTCACAGATGAACTACAAGATTTCGACGGAACCCGGCGCGCGTTTGCGCATCGATAAATGGCTGTGGGCGGCGCGCTTCTTCAAGACGCGTTCGCTTGCGAGCGACGCGGTCGAAAAGGGCCGCGTGAAGATTGGCGGCGCGAGCGTGAAGCCGTCGAAGGACGTGCGCGTGGGCGATCTCGTGGAGAT
It encodes the following:
- the hrcA gene encoding heat-inducible transcriptional repressor HrcA, which codes for MLDPRAQTLLKTLIERYIAEGQPVGSRTLSRHSGLELSPATIRNVMSDLEELGLVASPHTSAGRIPTPRGYRLFVDTMLTVEAPQDEAMTTAVKTRLQGEEPQKIVAAAASVLSSLSSFAGVVLTPRRSHMFKQIEFMRLSDKRILLIIVTPEGDVQNRMMATQRDYSPSQLVEASNYINAHFAGLSFDEVRRRLREEIDQLRGDMTTLMQAAVVASTAETDPTDTVLISGERNLLEVADLSSDMARLRKLFDLFDQKTSLLQLLDVSSHAQGVQIFIGGESNLVPIEEMSVVTAPYEVNGKIVGTLGVIGPTRMAYNRVIPIVDITARLLSMSLSHQ
- the hemH gene encoding ferrochelatase; this translates as MRFDLELPSQPSASHRVAVLLINLGTPDAPTPRAVRKYLAQFLSDPRVVEIPSLVWQVILRGLILPFRGRASAKKYAQVWMSEGSPLRVYTEKQVESLRRLFAANDYHVIVDYAMRYGTPGIGAMLNQLKLEGAERILLLPMYPQYSSSTTATAFDDAFSALKRVRNQPEIRTIRHYADHPAYIGALAEQVRDYWRHHGQPDFAAGDKLVLSFHGVPKRTMDLGDPYHDQCQLTGSLLTSALGLTSVECRVTFQSRFGRAEWLQPYTAPTVAELGAGGVTRVDVFCPGFTADCLETIEEIGIEVRDEFLKAGGKHFHRIPCLNAAPAWIKALGEIAAQHLQGWPVQTLQPLTAVA